One window of Myxococcus xanthus genomic DNA carries:
- a CDS encoding type II toxin-antitoxin system HipA family toxin, translating to MEPTRTTAGILDVHLGDVHVGTLTLLEDERIEFVIAEEYRQRYPRPVLGQIFEDDLSRRHVSRLRLPSYFSNLLPEGSLRELIAEREQVARQREFFLIARLGEDLPGAIVVRPASVLSLSGMEPLEEPQPPHAPQEQEPLRFSLAGVQLKFSMLRRDKAMTLPAGGRGGNWIVKLPDNRYDRVPENEFSMMTWARAAGITVPEVALLDVADIQGLPEGITLRENVAYAVRRFDRPEPGRRVHMEDLTQVLGLYADEKYKKYNYETVANVIYKVAGLDALHEFLRRLVFITVIGNGDAHHKNWSLLYPDGTRATLSPAYDLVSTLQYMPADTLALNFAKSKRFEDISLGSFERLARKLALPPSDVLPVVKSAVEASLDTWSSLHAQLPLPDESRRRIEAHWKRVPLLQGQ from the coding sequence TTGGAGCCCACCCGCACCACGGCCGGAATCCTCGACGTCCACCTGGGCGACGTCCACGTCGGCACGCTGACGCTGCTGGAGGACGAACGCATCGAGTTCGTCATCGCGGAGGAGTACCGCCAGCGCTACCCACGCCCGGTGCTGGGACAGATTTTCGAGGACGACCTCTCGCGCCGGCACGTCAGCCGCCTGCGCCTGCCTTCGTACTTCTCCAACCTGCTCCCGGAAGGCTCGCTGCGCGAGCTCATCGCCGAACGCGAGCAGGTGGCCCGCCAGCGCGAGTTCTTCCTCATCGCGCGGCTGGGTGAGGACCTGCCCGGCGCCATCGTCGTGCGGCCCGCCAGCGTGCTGTCACTCAGCGGAATGGAGCCGCTGGAGGAGCCCCAGCCGCCCCACGCGCCGCAGGAGCAGGAGCCGCTGCGCTTCTCACTGGCGGGCGTGCAGCTCAAGTTCTCCATGCTGCGCCGGGACAAGGCGATGACGCTCCCGGCGGGTGGACGCGGCGGCAACTGGATTGTGAAGCTGCCGGACAACCGCTACGACCGCGTCCCGGAGAACGAGTTCTCCATGATGACGTGGGCCCGCGCCGCCGGCATCACCGTCCCCGAAGTGGCGCTGCTGGACGTGGCCGACATCCAGGGCCTGCCCGAAGGCATCACCCTGCGCGAGAACGTGGCCTACGCCGTGCGCCGCTTCGACCGCCCCGAGCCCGGCCGCCGGGTCCACATGGAGGACCTGACGCAGGTGCTGGGGCTGTACGCGGATGAGAAGTACAAGAAGTACAACTACGAGACGGTCGCCAACGTCATCTACAAGGTCGCCGGACTGGACGCGCTGCACGAGTTCCTGCGGCGGCTGGTGTTCATCACCGTCATTGGCAACGGGGACGCGCACCACAAGAACTGGTCCCTGCTCTACCCGGACGGCACCCGCGCCACGCTGTCACCCGCGTACGACTTGGTGTCCACGCTCCAGTACATGCCGGCGGACACGCTCGCGCTCAACTTCGCGAAGTCAAAGCGCTTCGAGGACATCTCCCTGGGCAGCTTCGAACGGCTGGCGCGCAAGCTGGCGCTGCCCCCCAGCGACGTGCTGCCGGTGGTGAAGTCCGCGGTGGAAGCGTCGCTCGACACCTGGTCCTCGCTTCACGCGCAACTGCCCCTGCCGGATGAGAGCCGCCGCCGCATCGAAGCCCACTGGAAGCGCGTGCCCCTGCTCCAGGGGCAATGA
- a CDS encoding class I SAM-dependent methyltransferase — MSEDAFFTVYGNLPRHGPGSDDCTREALRRLPPLPPHPRVVDLGCGAGAQTLVLAEALRTRVIAVDLHEPFLDQLKARARERGLDALIDVQRQDMGALSLPEASFDLLWSEGAIYHLGFGPGLRRWRPLLAPGGLAAVTECTWLTDERPDEIARFWGEVYPTMGTVLENRAAAETAGYEVLDTFTLPASAWWDTYYTPLLQRVAHLRAHGDASLEDALSAAEQETRLYRQYEHTYGYVFHLLRNPSAL, encoded by the coding sequence ATGAGCGAAGACGCCTTCTTCACCGTCTATGGCAACCTGCCCCGTCACGGCCCTGGCAGCGACGACTGCACCCGGGAGGCCCTGCGACGGCTGCCTCCGCTGCCACCGCACCCGCGCGTGGTGGACCTCGGCTGTGGCGCGGGCGCGCAGACGCTGGTGCTCGCCGAGGCACTGCGCACCCGGGTCATCGCGGTGGACCTGCACGAGCCCTTCCTCGACCAACTCAAGGCACGAGCGCGCGAGCGGGGCCTGGACGCGCTCATCGACGTTCAGCGGCAGGACATGGGCGCACTGTCGCTGCCCGAGGCTTCCTTTGACCTCCTCTGGTCCGAAGGCGCCATCTACCACCTGGGCTTCGGTCCGGGACTGCGGCGCTGGCGCCCGCTGCTCGCGCCCGGCGGCCTGGCTGCCGTCACCGAATGCACCTGGCTGACCGATGAGCGCCCCGACGAAATCGCGCGCTTCTGGGGTGAGGTCTACCCCACCATGGGTACGGTTTTGGAGAACCGCGCCGCCGCGGAAACCGCGGGCTACGAGGTGCTCGACACCTTCACCCTTCCCGCCTCCGCATGGTGGGACACCTACTACACGCCCCTGCTCCAGCGCGTCGCACACCTGCGCGCCCACGGTGATGCGTCATTGGAAGACGCGCTCTCGGCCGCCGAGCAGGAGACCCGCCTTTATCGCCAGTACGAACACACCTACGGCTACGTGTTCCATCTGTTACGCAACCCGTCAGCGCTTTGA
- a CDS encoding hybrid sensor histidine kinase/response regulator, with protein MSTEQWAHRFFELSTEPYVILGRDGVLLEANPAFGHLVGLSLTSLRGMALQDFIPIEDAAVLFAHLGSTSPTSRTCRWRRPDGSWLPLSWRITAASESEPLYCTVQRAEEPSAAPWPESDYLPFGLYLVDIRTRRVHYVNHRFCQLWGITELEGAIQRGELSHDEVIHHCLKAGDAAEFLRLCAAPDQGCVPGLVEDEARLSDGRTLRRLSTSSSVAGDAMRYRMFAFEDVTESKRTQEALRRSEESFRRLIDRAPEGIFVHTQRRFIYANPTLLRALGYDDPAELMAKPIWSIVHPDDLELVKDRVHTAAVKGALAPLREVRYLRRDGTWYDAESVGIPIEFDGHEAVVVMARDITERKQAQSQLLQNDRMVLAGTLAAGVGHEINNPLTYVMANLASALESVSRLGAELTRAGERGPSSVAWPATLHDAEALLKEAQEGAMRVRNIVRDLKFISRQDEERREAVDVRQPLDFSINMAASQLRHRARLIKKYESVPRVYADGSRLGQVFLNLLVNSAQAIPEGNAEEHHITVWVRAGPPGSVLVDVSDSGCGMTPAVLSRVFDPFFTTKPVGKGTGLGLSICHSLIRKQGGDITVRSELGQGTTFTVTLPTAPDAVPTQAAPVAPAPHAERRGQVLVIDDEPAVGRSLARIIGMRHRVTVVNNGEDALAVLTSGAPFDAVFCDLMMPGISGMDVYERVRERGDGIAERFIFITGGSYTTRARQFLERVPNLQIEKPFDVESIHQGLGQLLGASRGSE; from the coding sequence ATGTCGACAGAGCAGTGGGCCCACCGCTTCTTCGAGCTGTCCACGGAGCCCTACGTCATCCTGGGCCGTGATGGCGTGTTGCTCGAAGCCAATCCTGCCTTTGGCCACCTGGTGGGCCTGTCTTTGACGTCACTGCGTGGCATGGCCTTGCAGGATTTCATCCCCATCGAAGATGCCGCCGTCCTGTTCGCGCATCTGGGTTCCACAAGCCCCACCTCGCGCACCTGCCGTTGGCGCCGGCCGGATGGGTCCTGGCTGCCTCTGTCCTGGCGCATCACCGCCGCTTCGGAGTCGGAGCCACTCTACTGCACGGTGCAGCGGGCCGAGGAACCATCCGCCGCCCCCTGGCCGGAGAGTGACTACCTGCCCTTCGGCCTCTACCTGGTCGACATCCGCACGCGCCGGGTCCACTACGTCAACCACCGCTTCTGCCAACTGTGGGGCATCACCGAGTTGGAGGGCGCCATCCAGCGGGGTGAGTTGTCCCATGACGAGGTGATCCACCATTGCCTCAAGGCTGGCGACGCGGCGGAGTTCCTGCGCCTGTGCGCGGCCCCGGACCAGGGCTGCGTGCCGGGCCTGGTGGAGGACGAAGCCAGGCTGTCGGATGGACGCACCCTGCGACGGCTGTCCACGTCCTCCTCGGTCGCGGGGGACGCCATGCGCTACCGGATGTTCGCGTTCGAGGACGTCACCGAGAGCAAGCGCACGCAGGAGGCGCTGCGCCGTTCAGAGGAGAGCTTCCGCAGGCTCATCGACCGGGCGCCCGAAGGCATCTTCGTGCACACCCAGCGGCGCTTCATCTACGCCAACCCCACGCTGCTGCGGGCCCTGGGCTACGACGACCCGGCCGAGCTGATGGCAAAGCCCATCTGGAGCATCGTCCATCCGGATGACCTGGAGCTCGTGAAGGACCGCGTGCACACCGCGGCCGTGAAGGGCGCGCTGGCCCCGCTGCGGGAGGTCCGCTACCTGCGGCGCGACGGCACCTGGTACGACGCGGAGAGCGTGGGCATCCCCATCGAGTTCGACGGACACGAGGCCGTCGTGGTGATGGCGCGCGACATCACCGAGCGCAAGCAGGCCCAGTCGCAGCTCCTGCAGAACGACCGCATGGTGCTGGCCGGCACGCTGGCGGCGGGCGTGGGGCACGAAATCAACAACCCGCTGACCTACGTCATGGCCAACCTGGCCTCGGCCCTGGAGTCCGTGAGCCGCCTGGGCGCGGAGCTGACGCGGGCCGGAGAGCGCGGTCCCAGCAGCGTGGCGTGGCCCGCGACGCTGCATGACGCGGAGGCCCTGCTGAAGGAGGCGCAAGAAGGCGCCATGCGCGTGCGCAACATCGTGCGGGACTTGAAGTTCATCTCCCGTCAGGATGAGGAGCGGCGCGAAGCGGTGGACGTGCGGCAGCCGTTGGACTTCTCCATCAACATGGCCGCCAGCCAACTGCGTCACCGGGCGCGGCTCATCAAGAAGTACGAGTCCGTCCCCCGCGTGTACGCGGACGGCTCGCGCCTGGGCCAGGTGTTCCTCAACCTGCTGGTGAACTCGGCGCAGGCCATTCCCGAAGGCAACGCCGAGGAGCACCACATCACCGTGTGGGTCCGCGCCGGACCGCCGGGCAGCGTGCTGGTGGACGTGAGCGACTCCGGCTGCGGCATGACGCCCGCGGTGCTCTCCCGCGTCTTCGACCCCTTCTTCACCACCAAGCCCGTGGGCAAGGGCACGGGGCTGGGGCTGTCCATCTGCCACAGCCTCATCCGCAAGCAGGGCGGTGACATCACCGTCCGCAGCGAACTGGGCCAGGGCACCACCTTCACCGTCACCCTGCCCACGGCGCCGGACGCCGTCCCGACCCAGGCCGCGCCGGTGGCGCCCGCGCCCCACGCCGAGCGGCGGGGACAGGTGCTGGTGATTGACGACGAGCCCGCGGTGGGCCGCTCCCTGGCGCGCATCATCGGCATGCGGCACCGGGTGACGGTGGTGAACAACGGCGAGGACGCGCTGGCGGTGCTGACATCGGGCGCGCCGTTCGACGCCGTCTTCTGCGACCTGATGATGCCGGGCATCTCCGGCATGGACGTCTACGAGCGCGTCCGCGAGCGCGGGGATGGCATCGCCGAGCGCTTCATCTTCATCACCGGCGGCTCGTACACCACGCGGGCCCGTCAGTTCCTGGAGCGCGTGCCGAACCTGCAGATTGAGAAGCCCTTCGACGTGGAGTCGATTCATCAGGGCCTGGGACAACTCCTGGGTGCCTCTCGTGGTAGCGAATGA
- a CDS encoding amidohydrolase family protein encodes MIDGNFVIDAVTHAYNLHPTNYRAGKYAESLAGLIWGLHSGLSGDTHRVPTAEGFLKNWSVKELAHLLFVESGVDLAVHHVLPLQTLYHDGLCSYEKTLEIHRNYPHRFLVYAGVDPLRGTAALDDLEQQYETLKPSGLKLYPAAWLGDKFRHTGWRMDDPTIAFPLFERAQKLGIKNIAVHKGLPMGAVPLEPYKVDDIGGAADAFPDLNFEIVHGGMAFLDETGMQLSLFPNVYVNLEVTGALIVKRERWFAESLAALLKWAGPEKIMWGSGTVFSHPHPALHKFWHEFQLPDDLVQVAGMQVTPDVKRMILGGNYARYAGVDVESVKKKIANDTFAKLRARGDIQPYGYRESLYE; translated from the coding sequence GTGATTGACGGCAACTTCGTCATCGATGCGGTGACACACGCCTACAACCTCCATCCCACGAACTACCGCGCCGGCAAGTACGCCGAGTCGCTCGCGGGACTCATCTGGGGGCTGCACAGCGGACTGTCTGGGGACACGCACCGCGTCCCCACGGCGGAAGGCTTCCTGAAGAACTGGTCCGTGAAGGAGCTGGCGCACCTGCTCTTCGTGGAGAGCGGCGTCGACCTGGCGGTGCACCACGTGCTGCCGCTCCAGACGCTGTACCACGACGGACTGTGCTCCTATGAGAAGACGCTGGAGATTCACCGCAACTATCCCCACCGCTTCCTGGTGTACGCGGGCGTGGACCCGCTGCGCGGCACGGCGGCGCTGGATGATTTGGAGCAGCAGTACGAAACGCTCAAGCCCAGCGGCCTGAAGCTCTACCCGGCGGCGTGGCTGGGCGACAAGTTCCGCCACACGGGCTGGCGCATGGATGACCCGACCATCGCCTTCCCGCTCTTCGAGCGGGCGCAGAAGCTGGGCATCAAGAACATCGCCGTGCACAAGGGCCTGCCCATGGGCGCGGTGCCGCTGGAGCCCTACAAGGTGGATGACATCGGCGGGGCGGCGGATGCCTTCCCCGACCTGAACTTCGAAATCGTCCACGGCGGCATGGCCTTCCTGGACGAGACGGGCATGCAGCTGTCGCTGTTCCCCAACGTGTATGTGAACCTGGAAGTGACGGGCGCGCTCATCGTGAAGCGTGAACGCTGGTTCGCCGAGTCCCTGGCGGCGCTGCTGAAGTGGGCCGGCCCGGAGAAAATCATGTGGGGCTCCGGGACGGTGTTCAGCCACCCGCACCCGGCGCTGCACAAGTTCTGGCATGAGTTCCAGCTGCCGGACGACCTAGTGCAGGTGGCGGGCATGCAGGTGACGCCGGATGTGAAGCGGATGATTCTGGGCGGCAACTACGCGCGCTACGCGGGCGTGGACGTGGAGTCGGTGAAGAAGAAGATTGCCAACGACACGTTCGCCAAGCTGAGGGCACGCGGCGACATCCAGCCGTACGGCTACCGGGAGAGCCTGTATGAGTGA
- a CDS encoding metal-sulfur cluster assembly factor: MSEQALRERIQDIPDPCSCATGVPLGIGEMGLIESVKRTEGQVTVRLHITSPMCMMAAYFMREIEQRLLTVDGVTAVNVEFDHDLKWTPQDIEPEARQRLAARRITMLGGRLLPQDSAQRRS, encoded by the coding sequence ATGAGTGAGCAGGCCCTGCGCGAGCGCATCCAGGACATCCCCGACCCGTGCAGCTGCGCCACGGGCGTGCCGCTGGGCATCGGGGAGATGGGGCTGATTGAGTCGGTGAAGCGCACGGAGGGCCAGGTGACGGTGCGCCTGCACATCACCTCGCCCATGTGCATGATGGCCGCCTACTTCATGCGGGAAATCGAGCAGCGGTTGCTGACGGTGGACGGTGTCACCGCGGTGAACGTGGAGTTCGACCACGACCTGAAGTGGACGCCGCAGGACATCGAGCCGGAGGCCCGCCAGCGGCTCGCGGCCAGGCGCATCACCATGCTGGGTGGCCGCCTGCTGCCCCAGGACTCGGCGCAGCGCCGCTCCTGA
- a CDS encoding efflux RND transporter permease subunit, which translates to MPRFFIERPVFAWVIAIFIVLAGAISIPRLPIERYPSIAPPSVTITATYPGATPAAMNDSVVSLIERGLSGVKNILYFESSSDTSGIAQIVVTFAPGTDPDLAQVDIQNRLKTVESRLPQMVRQLGLQVETTTTNFLLFSTLVSSDGRYDEAELGDFLSRNVVEDLRRVPGVGRVQLFTPARALRVWLDPERLISHGISVDEVAAAIRAQNAEASPGRLGDMPAVPGQRVTTPLMLQGQLLDVADFERVIIRANPDGSNVLLKELAKVELGPQSYASSTRQNGKNAATFGVQLAPGANALDTSERIRERMADLSRAFPAGVEYTIPYDAAPFVRVSIQKVVQTFFEAMLLVFAVMYLFLQSVRYTLIPAIVAPIALLGTFAVMLASGFSINVLTMFGMVLAIGIIVDDAIVVVENVERLMAEEGLSPLEATKKAMKEITGAVIGITLVLTSVFIPMAFATGSVGTIYRQFSLAMAVSILFSAFLALTLTPALCATLLRPVEPGHAGKRRGFFGGFNRLLERVTGRYANWTRAIVGRLGRAFFAYAVVVAMVALAFWRLPGAFFPEEDQGFLNVSVQLPSDATAERTNSVLGELEAFLSEREGIQDVLTIQGFGFFGSGANAGLMFVMMRDWDERQGETAAGEVAAANARFASPREGMVINVLPPAVDGLGNSAGFAMRLEDRAGHGPQALNDAMNHVLRRASDSPVIAFPYQEGLPDGSTVRIQVDRERAAALGVSFAEINSVISTALGSTYVNDFPNKGYMQQIILQARAESRMQVEDVLKLPVRNARGQMVPLSSVAEPVWERGPMQLVRYNGYPAVRIAGAAAPGFSSGDAMAEMERIAGELPPGFAVEWTGLSYQERLSGSEAPILLALSMLVVFLVLAALYESWSIPLSVMLVVPLGLIGALAAVMSRGLMNDIFFKVGLITIIGLSAKNAILIVEFAKQLEEQGRSPLQAAVEAARLRFRPILMTSLAFALGVVPLVVASGASAETQRAIGTGVFGGMVSGTVLAIFLVPAFYVAVRSLLKRRESASPAPLVKHAPAENS; encoded by the coding sequence GTGCCAAGATTCTTCATTGAACGCCCGGTCTTCGCCTGGGTGATTGCCATCTTCATCGTGCTCGCCGGAGCCATCTCCATTCCCCGGCTCCCCATCGAGCGCTACCCGTCCATCGCGCCGCCGAGCGTGACGATTACCGCCACCTATCCCGGCGCCACGCCGGCCGCGATGAACGACAGCGTCGTGTCGTTGATTGAGCGCGGCCTGTCCGGCGTGAAGAACATCCTGTACTTCGAGTCGTCGAGCGACACGTCGGGCATCGCGCAAATCGTGGTGACGTTCGCGCCCGGAACGGACCCGGACCTGGCGCAGGTCGACATCCAGAACCGTCTGAAGACCGTCGAATCGCGGCTGCCGCAGATGGTCCGGCAGCTCGGGCTCCAGGTGGAGACGACCACCACCAACTTCCTGCTCTTCTCCACGCTCGTGTCGAGCGACGGCCGCTACGACGAGGCCGAGCTGGGGGACTTCCTGAGCCGCAACGTGGTCGAGGACCTGCGCCGCGTGCCCGGCGTGGGGCGCGTCCAGCTCTTCACGCCGGCCCGCGCGCTGCGCGTCTGGTTGGACCCGGAGCGGCTCATCTCGCACGGAATCTCCGTGGATGAGGTCGCGGCGGCGATTCGCGCACAGAACGCGGAGGCCTCTCCCGGACGGCTGGGGGACATGCCCGCGGTTCCAGGCCAGCGCGTCACCACCCCCCTGATGCTCCAGGGGCAGCTCCTGGACGTCGCGGACTTCGAGCGCGTCATCATCCGGGCCAATCCGGATGGCTCGAACGTGCTGCTCAAGGAACTCGCCAAGGTGGAGCTGGGGCCCCAGAGCTACGCCTCGTCCACCCGGCAGAATGGGAAGAACGCCGCCACGTTCGGCGTGCAGCTGGCCCCGGGGGCGAACGCGCTCGATACCTCCGAGCGCATCCGCGAGCGGATGGCGGACCTCTCCCGGGCCTTTCCCGCGGGCGTCGAGTACACGATTCCGTACGACGCGGCGCCGTTCGTGCGCGTCTCCATCCAGAAGGTCGTCCAGACCTTCTTCGAGGCGATGCTGCTCGTCTTCGCGGTGATGTATCTCTTCCTGCAGAGCGTGCGTTACACGTTGATTCCCGCCATCGTCGCGCCCATCGCGCTGCTGGGAACCTTCGCGGTGATGCTGGCGTCGGGGTTCTCCATCAACGTGCTGACGATGTTCGGCATGGTGCTGGCGATTGGCATCATCGTCGATGACGCCATCGTCGTGGTCGAGAACGTCGAGCGCCTCATGGCGGAGGAGGGGCTTTCTCCCCTCGAGGCCACGAAGAAGGCGATGAAGGAAATCACGGGCGCCGTCATCGGCATCACCCTGGTGCTCACGTCCGTGTTCATCCCCATGGCGTTCGCCACGGGCTCCGTCGGCACCATCTACCGCCAGTTCAGCCTGGCGATGGCCGTGTCGATTCTCTTCTCCGCGTTCCTCGCGCTCACGCTCACCCCGGCGCTCTGCGCGACGCTGCTGCGCCCGGTGGAGCCCGGCCACGCGGGGAAGCGCCGCGGCTTCTTCGGCGGTTTCAACCGGCTCCTGGAGCGGGTGACGGGGCGCTATGCGAACTGGACCCGGGCCATTGTCGGGCGTCTGGGCCGGGCGTTCTTCGCGTACGCCGTGGTGGTCGCCATGGTGGCCCTGGCGTTCTGGCGGCTGCCGGGCGCCTTCTTCCCGGAGGAGGACCAGGGGTTCCTCAACGTCTCGGTGCAGCTCCCGTCGGACGCCACGGCCGAGCGGACGAACAGCGTGCTCGGGGAGCTGGAGGCCTTCTTGAGCGAGCGCGAGGGCATCCAGGACGTGCTGACCATCCAGGGCTTCGGCTTCTTCGGCTCGGGGGCGAACGCTGGCCTCATGTTCGTGATGATGCGCGACTGGGACGAGCGCCAGGGGGAGACGGCGGCGGGTGAGGTCGCCGCCGCCAACGCGCGCTTCGCCTCTCCGAGGGAGGGCATGGTCATCAACGTGCTGCCGCCCGCGGTGGACGGGCTCGGCAACAGCGCGGGCTTCGCCATGCGGCTGGAGGACCGTGCCGGACACGGCCCGCAGGCGCTCAACGACGCCATGAACCACGTCCTCCGGCGCGCCTCGGACAGTCCGGTCATCGCCTTCCCCTATCAGGAGGGGTTGCCGGACGGCTCGACGGTGCGAATCCAGGTGGACCGTGAGCGCGCGGCGGCGCTCGGTGTGTCGTTCGCGGAAATCAACTCGGTTATCTCCACCGCGCTGGGGTCGACGTACGTCAACGACTTCCCCAACAAGGGCTACATGCAGCAAATCATCCTGCAGGCGCGCGCGGAGTCCCGCATGCAGGTGGAGGACGTGCTCAAGCTCCCCGTGCGCAACGCGCGCGGGCAGATGGTGCCCCTGTCCTCGGTGGCCGAGCCCGTCTGGGAGCGGGGGCCCATGCAGTTGGTCCGCTACAACGGCTACCCCGCCGTGCGCATCGCCGGGGCGGCGGCACCGGGCTTCAGCAGCGGTGACGCCATGGCGGAGATGGAGCGCATCGCGGGCGAACTACCACCCGGCTTCGCGGTGGAGTGGACGGGGCTCTCCTATCAGGAGCGGCTCTCCGGCTCGGAGGCGCCCATCCTCCTGGCGCTGTCGATGCTCGTCGTCTTCCTGGTGCTGGCGGCGCTCTACGAGAGCTGGTCGATTCCGCTGTCGGTCATGCTCGTCGTGCCGCTGGGACTCATCGGCGCGCTGGCGGCCGTGATGTCTCGCGGGTTGATGAACGACATCTTCTTCAAGGTGGGCCTCATCACCATCATCGGCCTGTCCGCGAAGAACGCGATTCTCATCGTCGAGTTCGCGAAGCAGCTCGAGGAGCAGGGACGCTCACCGCTCCAGGCCGCGGTGGAGGCGGCGCGGCTGCGTTTCCGTCCCATCCTGATGACGTCACTCGCCTTCGCCCTCGGCGTGGTGCCGCTGGTGGTGGCCAGCGGCGCGAGCGCGGAGACGCAGCGGGCCATCGGCACGGGCGTGTTCGGCGGCATGGTGTCAGGCACCGTCCTGGCCATCTTCCTGGTGCCCGCGTTCTACGTCGCCGTGCGGAGCCTGCTCAAACGGCGCGAGTCGGCGAGCCCGGCTCCCCTCGTGAAGCACGCGCCCGCGGAGAACAGCTAG
- a CDS encoding efflux RND transporter periplasmic adaptor subunit yields the protein MPIQRSKRLLLASTLLPLLACDGKQEEAAFAPPVQKVSTLKVQGEAVVLHDEFPARVSAFRVAEVRPQVGGLVRSRRFSEGDTVQKGQPLYQLEAAVFRANVEGAAAAHAASEAGRLQAELHAGRIQSLFEKGASTQQAHDDARAALAIANAEVARARAALDRARVDLDYATITAPIAGHIGISQVNEGALVGPADATPLSVIQQIDRVFVDIKSPVERAAGLQSLQGGTGEAGAEVIVLSSTGAPYPERGRVQFSDISVDPGSGELTVRALVPNAQRKLLPGMFVKARVVLGEVAGALLVPQQAVLHDAQGQAQVFIVREDNTAEARNVRAGRIVSGRYLVEEGLSAGERVVVEGQDRLAPGQQVTPVEWQHAPASR from the coding sequence ATGCCTATCCAACGGTCGAAGCGCCTTCTTCTTGCATCGACGCTGCTCCCGCTTCTGGCCTGTGACGGCAAGCAGGAAGAAGCAGCCTTCGCACCGCCGGTCCAGAAGGTGTCCACGCTGAAGGTGCAAGGGGAGGCCGTTGTCCTTCACGACGAATTCCCCGCGCGTGTCTCCGCGTTCCGGGTCGCGGAAGTCCGCCCTCAGGTGGGCGGGCTCGTGCGCAGCCGGCGCTTCTCCGAAGGAGACACGGTCCAGAAGGGGCAGCCGCTCTACCAACTGGAAGCGGCGGTGTTCCGCGCGAATGTAGAAGGCGCGGCGGCGGCCCATGCGGCCAGTGAGGCCGGGCGGCTCCAAGCGGAGCTGCATGCGGGGCGCATCCAGTCCCTCTTCGAGAAAGGCGCGAGCACCCAGCAGGCGCACGATGACGCCCGGGCCGCGCTCGCCATCGCGAATGCGGAGGTGGCGCGCGCCCGCGCGGCGCTGGACAGGGCCCGCGTCGACCTGGACTACGCCACGATTACCGCCCCCATCGCGGGGCACATCGGCATCTCCCAGGTCAATGAAGGCGCGCTCGTCGGCCCCGCGGATGCCACGCCGTTGAGCGTCATCCAGCAGATTGACCGCGTCTTCGTCGACATCAAGTCACCCGTGGAGCGCGCGGCGGGCTTGCAGTCACTCCAGGGAGGCACCGGAGAGGCGGGGGCGGAAGTCATCGTGCTCTCCTCGACGGGGGCGCCCTATCCGGAGCGAGGCCGCGTTCAGTTCTCGGACATCTCGGTCGACCCCGGGTCCGGCGAGCTCACGGTGCGCGCCCTGGTCCCCAACGCACAGCGGAAGCTCCTGCCGGGCATGTTCGTGAAGGCGCGCGTCGTGCTCGGAGAGGTGGCCGGTGCGCTCCTCGTTCCCCAGCAGGCCGTGCTTCACGACGCGCAGGGCCAGGCGCAGGTCTTCATCGTCCGAGAGGACAACACCGCGGAGGCGCGCAACGTCCGCGCCGGACGCATCGTCAGCGGACGCTACCTGGTGGAGGAGGGACTCTCCGCCGGAGAGCGTGTCGTGGTCGAGGGGCAGGACCGTCTTGCGCCAGGCCAGCAGGTCACCCCCGTCGAGTGGCAGCACGCCCCGGCCTCGCGCTGA
- a CDS encoding TetR/AcrR family transcriptional regulator, whose translation MFRAVTSAHQRKKQPDVIRAQLLRAAAELVTQGGTQAVTLEAVAAHAGVTKGGLQHHFKSKQLLLDALFEEMNRQFVESFHANIAEDPEAHGREARAYLRAMVSSPANSEQIRGLRALIGSMMVEPDLRERWNCSWQDDLQLKSGEVSPQDINSIICRLATDGLWFADLLEDQGIRPEVRAAVIRRLEELTRE comes from the coding sequence ATGTTTCGCGCCGTGACGAGCGCCCACCAACGCAAGAAGCAGCCCGACGTCATTCGCGCGCAGCTGCTCCGCGCCGCGGCGGAGCTCGTCACGCAAGGGGGAACCCAGGCGGTGACGCTCGAGGCCGTCGCGGCGCACGCGGGGGTGACGAAGGGCGGCCTCCAGCATCATTTCAAGAGCAAGCAGCTGCTGCTCGACGCGCTGTTCGAGGAGATGAACCGGCAGTTCGTCGAGTCGTTCCACGCGAACATCGCGGAAGACCCGGAGGCCCATGGGCGCGAGGCGCGTGCGTATCTGCGTGCCATGGTCTCCAGTCCCGCCAACTCCGAGCAGATTCGGGGCTTGAGAGCCCTGATTGGAAGCATGATGGTGGAGCCCGACCTTCGCGAACGATGGAACTGTAGCTGGCAGGATGACCTCCAGCTGAAGTCCGGTGAGGTCAGCCCCCAGGACATCAATTCCATCATCTGCAGGCTCGCGACCGACGGCCTGTGGTTCGCGGACCTGCTCGAGGACCAGGGAATCAGGCCTGAAGTGAGAGCCGCCGTCATCCGAAGGCTCGAGGAACTCACCCGGGAGTAG